In Cucurbita pepo subsp. pepo cultivar mu-cu-16 unplaced genomic scaffold, ASM280686v2 Cp4.1_scaffold003498, whole genome shotgun sequence, one DNA window encodes the following:
- the LOC111786930 gene encoding fimbrin-1-like, protein MMTDDVLTSREERCFRLWINSLGIVSYVNNVFEDVRNGWILLEALDKVSPGSVNWKHASKPPIKMPFKKVENCNQVIRIGKQLKFSLVNVAGNDIVQGNKKLILGNPHSCIL, encoded by the exons ATGATGACGGATGATGTACTAACTTCTAGAGAAGAACGATGCTTCCGGCTCTGGATAAATAGTCTTGGCATTGTTTCTTACGTTAATAATGTATTTGAGGACGTCAGGAACGG ATGGATACTCTTAGAAGCGCTCGACAAAGTTTCTCCAGGGTCGGTTAACTGGAAGCATGCATCAAAACCTCCTATCAAGATGccttttaaaaaagttgaaaattgcAATCAAGTTATCCGGATCGGGAAGCAGTTGAAGTTTTCGTTGGTTAACGTGGCTGGAAACGATATCGTACAAGGAAACAAGAAGCTCATCCTTGGTAATCCTCATTCATGCATTTTATAG